The Arachis ipaensis cultivar K30076 chromosome B07, Araip1.1, whole genome shotgun sequence genome includes a window with the following:
- the LOC107607067 gene encoding rho GTPase-activating protein REN1-like — translation MTSKTDESVQENDGAPNLDPQPQPESQTGSPEHPLFKSSSSTKVFKSGPLFISSKGIGWTSWKKRWFVLTQTSLVFFRSDPNVASQKGNEVNLTLGGIDLNNSGSVIVKPDKKLLTVQFSDVHDGRSVTLKAETNEDLYEWKTALENALAQAPNPTDMIGQNGVLKNDQFDSLDSSSDQLKDKELKKYSVMGRPVLLALEDPDGTPSFLEKAMRYIEEHGVKAEGILRQAADVEQVEQRVREYEQGKVEFFENEDAHIIGDCIKHVLREMPSAPIPASCCKALLEASRSGRGANRISAMRAAIYDTFPEPNRRLLQRILLMMQAVASFKAVNKMSLSAVAACMAPLLLRPLLAGECEIENDFDVGGDSSAQLLQAAAAANHAQSIVITLLEEYDAFFGEDCVSPGPDMYTDSDGSETGSEEFTDDDDVSYEEEYDDDEEGESIEGSELDEEDDIGSETGSETGDSVKNDKNDDKVHNHSSSTSKSLEVSKDYKVQKMPSTRLEQAVPQQEDTKRYENTCENESSKPPNVVGGKLSRVRTTKNEHNVPIPPHMTKSATLTNVAAPQRPTMLGRTSAKKNLSMESIQFIEEDDEVGIERLETIKTELQNQIADEAKENSKLLSDMQKRKEALPEHHLALEREVVMLQEQLRKEKSCRTTLEAGLKMPPRPLSKSDIDEKIMSDLEELLLVEEDLAKIKRKLDELRVRLSLLGQGYSSVQDSSNQPQHIIDLDMKNTQDTEVAERSTTKDTKFGGAESENATKHELKHLSSKKSSSKKYGAWNEQTTNSQPANALTKLTSRLSFLNDRREVNNSSNKVEKIKGGELHPPIASPKKSRGFEFYLPLTSTSKNQYDFHLPILSPNKNKGAENLQNPDKLKKMGSQTGHRHSDKQNQYLRRGMSESHHQPYDSDNVQ, via the exons AATGTTGCTTCTCAAAAGGGAAATGAAGTAAATTTGACCCTTGGTGGCATTGACCTCAACAATTCAGGCAG TGTTATTGTCAAGCCAGATAAAAAACTTTTGACTGTACAATTTTCTGATGTTCATGATGGACGGTCAGTTACACTTAAG GCTGAAACAAATGAAGATCTCTATGAGTGGAAAACTGCACTTGAGAATGCTTTGGCACAAGCACCAAATCCAACTGACATGATAGGGCAAAATGGTGTTTTAAAGAATGATCAGTTTGATTCACTTGATAGTTCTTCAGACCAAT TGAAGGATAAAGAACTAAAGAAATATTCAGTCATGGGTCGTCCAGTTTTACTTGCTTTGGAAGATCCTGATGGAACTCCATCATTTTTGGAGAAAGCCATGAGATACATAGAGGAGCATG gaGTCAAAGCAGAAGGGATCCTGCGACAAGCAGCGGATGTTGAGCAAGTTGAACAACGAGTACGAGAATATGAACAAG GAAaagttgaattttttgaaaacgaAGATGCACATATTATTGGTGACTGCATTAAG CATGTACTTCGAGAAATGCCATCTGCTCCAATCCCTGCATCTTGTTGCAAGGCATTATTAGAAGCTAGTC GAAGTGGACGTGGTGCCAACAGGATTTCTGCAATGCGTGCAGCAATATATGATACTTTTCCTGAGCCAAACCGTCGTTTGTTACAAAG AATACTCTTGATGATGCAAGCTGTTGCGTCATTCAAAGCTGTAAACAAAATGAGTCTGTCagctgttgctgcttgcatggcACCATTGCTTCTTCGCCCTCTTCTAGCTGGAGAATGTGAAATTGAAAATGATTTTGATGTAGGTGGTGATAGTTCTGCTCAACTTCTACAAGCTGCTGCAGCTGCAAACCATGCTCAATCTATTGTTATTACTTTATTAGAAGAATATGACGCCTTCTTTGGA GAAGATTGCGTGTCCCCTGGGCCAGATATGTACACCGATTCAGATGGGAGCGAAACTGGGAGTGAGGAATttactgatgatgatgatgtgtcATATGAGGAAgaatatgatgatgatgaggaaggtgAATCAATAGAGGGATCCGaacttgatgaagaggatgataTTGGTAGTGAAACTGGTAGTGAAACTGGAGATTCTGTGAAGAATGATAAAAATGATGATAAG GTACATAATCATTCAAGTTCAACTTCAAAATCTTTAGAGGTGAGTAAAGATTATAAAGTTCAAAAGATGCCATCGACTAGACTTGAGCAAGCAGTTCCTCAACAAGAAGATACCAAGAGATATGAAAATACTTGTGAAAATGAGTCTAGTAAGCCTCCTAATGTAGTAGGAGGAAAACTTTCTAGGGTTCGAACTACAAAGAATGAACACAATGTTCCTATCCCACCACATATGACAAAATCAGCAACTTTAACGAATGTCGCAGCACCTCAACGTCCCACTATGTTGGGGAGAACTTCA GCAAAGAAAAATCTTTCTATGGAATCCATTCAGTTCATTGAAGAAGATGATGA AGTTGGAATTGAGAGGCTTGAAACTATTAAGACAGAATTGCAAAACCAAATTGCAGATGAG GCAAAAGAAAATTCGAAGCTATTATCTGATATGCAAAAACGAAAAGAAGCCTTGCCAGAGCATCATTTGGCTCTTGAGCGAGAG GTTGTTATGTTACAAGAACAATTGCGAAAGGAGAAGAGTTGTCGAACAACACTTGAAGCAGGACTCAAGATGCCTCCTAGGCCCTTGTCAAAATCCGATATTGATGAAAAG ATCATGTCAGATCTTGAGGAGTTATTATTAGTAGAAGAAGATCTTGCCAAAATAAAAAGGAAGCTTGATGAGCTTAGGGTACGACTTAGTTTACTTGGACAGGGTTATAGTTCTGTGCAGGATTCTTCCAATCAACCTCAACATATAATAGAtcttgatat GAAAAATACACAAGACACTGAAGTTGCAGAGAGGTCAACAACAAAG GACACTAAATTTGGGGGAGCAGAATCTGAGAATGCTACAAAGCATGAGTTAAAACATTTGTCTAGCAAAAAATCTAGTTCTAAGAAATACGGTGCTTGGAATGAA CAAACAACAAATTCACAACCTGCCAATGCATTGACAAAACTGACATCAAGACTCAGCTTTTTGAATGATCGTCGAGAGGTTAACAACTCTTCGAATAAAGTAGAAAAGATTAAAGGAGGTGAACTTCACCCACCAATAGCATCTCCAAAGAAATCTCGAGGATTTGAATTTTACCTACCACTTACATCCACAAGCAAGAACCAATATGACTTTCACTTGCCAATTTTATCTCCTAATAAGAATAAAGGAGCAGAAAATCTTCAAAATCCGGACAAACTTAAAAAAATGGGAAGTCAAACAGGACACCGACACTCTGATAAACAAAACCAATACTTGAGAAGAGGAATGTCAGAAAGCCATCATCAACCTTATGATTCGGATAATGTTCAGTAA